The Lineus longissimus chromosome 6, tnLinLong1.2, whole genome shotgun sequence sequence AAGAGAAGTGGGTCTGTTTCTAAATTTTCCCATACGCACATGTTTCAGATGGTAGTCGCCATTTTGGCCTGCAGACCATTTCCAGGAAGACCACAGGGAGTTGTGCTCACATAGCGGTAATTAGAACAATAAATTGCGTTTCAAAATGTTTAATTGAGTGCTCTTATCAGCATCATTTGCTTCAAAGCCCTTTGCATAAGTTAGTGCACCAAAATACTTTTTTCATGATCTGCAGACCAGAATGTCAAGATGGAAGCAGTTTTTGCTTCTCTCTTCATTTTCCTCTTCTTATTTCTCCAATTTCTCGTAATCAGCAACACAACTATCGAACCAGAGGTGCCAGAGTTCAGCTTTGATGAACATAGTGGCATAAAATATGATCCTAAAAGCCCCTTGATCAAGTGTACTTATTTGTAAGTGGTCAACAATTGAACAAAGTCCAAAATCAACAAAGTTTAAAAACCAGGCTCATCATGATTGATGATCATATAGCCTATAGGCCTAGCACTGCATGGTAAGGGATCCAACTATGCAGTGCTATGAACATTATCTTCCGTGCCTGCTATGAAGAAATAGAATCAAATAAACCCTGTAATATGAGCAAGTGCAAGGAgataattttatttattgtcagtttcttgtactaaaTTCAGGCCCTTGCAGTTCCTGGAATGCGACACCCCAGTTGATCTGACTGGTAACGAGACAGCCAGAGATTCTCTCGGATATGGATGTACGAAGGTAAGGCCTCATTACAATGAAACGAATGAATTCACCCCGGCTATTCAGATCTGCATTCTGATGGGTGACTGCCAATTGGACAATCTGGACTTCAAAAGCAAGGAAACAAACATGTCCCTGTCCACTTATTGCTGATCAGGGCATACAATGTCGTAAACCTGCCCGAGCCATTGTACCCAATGGAAAattttctatgaagtctcataaaatcgtcttgtactgCAAGAAGCCATTGTATATCATAATTTAAATGCTTGTAGTTGGATCAAGAGATTTTCTGGTGCTATATTGGTTCAAATCCCTTCTGGTTACTCTTCCTCCACGAGAGCTGAGATCAACTtaaggctaaactttagaatccccgatcggaaatgacgtagtttgatcgcattcaactataaatccattgaacagtggtgcttggttagtcaaccgatgccctttttttggggtgtgatcggggattttAAACTCGTTCCCAACTTAAATATAGCAGAGCATATCAGTAGCCTATTTTTCCCAAGCAGATATTTTCTTTGAGGTTTATCTTGTAAATTGTACTGTTCTTTCCAGTGGGGAGGGGAGAAATATGAAGAAGTCCAAAATACGTCTGTGATGTGTCGAGTGCTGACTGGCATTGAGTGCTATGGAGAAAGAGCATTCCTAAAAGATGGATTTCCTTGTATAAAGTTAGTATACTGAAGATCATaacacaatagcattccgcgaagttactatttatagctcacaaggtcatttgcataagatattgatgacgttttagtcacgtgacagtcggacatcgacacttatttccacGCATTTGAGctcatttcaaagtcaattatctttgaccctgcattgtttttagcatgaatgataccatagagtcagagagagaaatattcagaacaattatgtagtatttccaacactcggacatgtgccagattgaatctaactgcccttgttagaaagcctgaatccattacgaaaccgcatgtttgtccgacattgcctgtaattcagcgatggggaaatagagggcagcagcggcagtgacctcatcttcgcggaatgctattccatacactgactgtctcatcaacctagaaatatttgcattcacatttttttcattttatggGGTTGTACAAACACTGAattaaatgtacacaaatgtagcAATCTCATGAAACGGGCTGCGAATATTTCTGGGTCAACCTTAATTAGAATTATTTGTTAAGTGCAAACTTGCTCCAGAAAAATCTTTAAATGAACAACACTACGTCTAAGTTTGAGCTTGCTGAATATCATTACAGTAGCACTAAACGTTTTGCTTTTTTTTCAGATATAATGGTCACTATTTTGTAACGACGCTAATTTACTCTGTGCTACTTGGCTTCCTTGGAATGGACCGATTTTGTTTAGGACACACTGGTaagaaattcattgaaaacTATTCTCTACTTACACCTTTCAAAAACATAGAGAAGTTTTGCTGTGGGCTTATAGTTTGGTttaagatgttcagaaatgttGCAAATTGCTCTCATTTCAAAGAAGACGAGggagctaggggtaataatgtgaagcgctttgagcgactgaaaccagttggatttagcactatataagtctcataataataataacacgGTTCCACATTTTCTTTCTAGGTACAGCAGTAGGGAAACTTCTGACCCTGGGTGGAGTTGGAATTTGGTGGATTGTGGATGTGATCCTGTTGGTGACTGGAGGCCTTTTGCCAGCTGATGGAAGTAACTGGGTGCCATATTACTGAGGACTTCGAATGATGTCCTGAATTGTCAAGGGTTGTTCGCAATCGATATACCGATCTAGTGGTTAAGGCATAGGCCTTGTGAATAGAAGGTTGAGGGTTCAAGGCCCACTgataacctctttccgatgcggccggttgttTAGCCGCCAGCTTGTtcaatatagggtacaaactgccttcttgcCAGGCACCTGGCATAAGAAATAGGAATTTCGAAGTGaggagtgtctcataagccataGCTGGCTatccctttcattaggggtgacactatgataaacaaaattaacttttctgtcaaatttcatatttctttGTGAAGAGTTTTTTGTCGGCGTGTCCTCCAAAGAAAGTTCAGAATTGAACACTGAGAACTAGTTCTGAGAACAGTTTTAATTTTCAGTGCTTCAGCTGCAGTTTTGAACAGGTTGTATTGGGTAACTTTTCCTAATTACAATCATGTTGTGGTTCGTGAAGGGTTATTTACTCTCGATAAACTGATGAATTTAATCATGCAGTGAGATTTTCTTCTGCAATTTTGCTCTGGCTGGTGTGAggcattcaaaaatttcaaacttGACTTCTAACGGTTTTAGATGTACAAACCAGGAAGTCCAAAAGGAATTTCTACTGAACATTTGCTAGAAATCCTGTTTGCAGTAATAGAATGATCACAGCAATGGTCTTGGGGATAGTATTTGgagagaattttttttaatttaataGATTTTCCGGCAAGCCATCCACTGCCAGGCTTAAAGTTTTGTACATAGAATATTATGTAAATAAGTATCCTGTAAATAACTTCATGTTGTCCTCTGTAATTTATTAAAATAAGTCTAATGTTAAATTACGCTTCATTTCTTTTTTTGGCTAGCATGTTTTATGAAATGGATTCCTTGCAGTGCTAGTGGATTTTGGGATTAAAAACTTGGCCAGAAATGTGTGTCACAACCTAACTTGTCTTGAGGTCACCATTGTCAATCGGGCACTGATGTTGTGCTGATCTCTGGAAGCTCCGGGCAAGAGGATGCCATAAGTCTCGAGGTACTATCTTGGTGCCACATCAAAGCTCCTGGCACATTCATAACTAGTCTGGAGGACACCGTTGTGACTTTTCAGACTGTCCAATCTTGGGGCCACATGAAAGCTCCTGGCACATTCATAACTACTGTCTGGAGGACACCGTTATGGCACCTTTCAGACTGTCCAATCTTGGGGCCACATGAAAGCTCCTGGCACATTCATAACTACTGTCTGGAGGACACCGTTATGGCACCTTTCAGACTGTCCAATCTTGGGGCCACATGAAAGCGTCTGGCAGAGGTCATAACTACTGTCTGGAGGACACCACTATGGCACTATTCAGACGGTCCAATCTTGGTGCCAGCAATATCTATGGGAGCTCCAGGCATTGGTCAGGACAACTTCTGTCTGGACACCACACTTGTCCCATGGTCTGATCCTGCCTGCTATTAGAAGCTCAAGGCAATTAATGATAGATCACAACCTATACTCTCAatcaaatgagaaaaaaaccaaCTATTTCAAAACAGTTTTGATACATTTATTATTGAGATTCATCAGCATACAAAATGAGTTTGGCAATATAGTGTACATTCACGCTAAAATTGTGCAACAAGCTTGCTCCACTGCGTAAATGCAATTACTCTGGCACATCTAAAGAGCAAACAAACTTAAACACAACCAAATATATTTCTGATAACCTATCTGATgtaaaaaaatttaaagtatTCAGATCAAGTTCAAAGTGTGATTGTGCACTGAAATAAAATGCTTCAGCAGAACATTATTATGCCCATTCATCAGTGGTTACATAATCACATCATTTGTTCAGACACCAGTCTCGGAGTCTGGACAGTTCACCTTGAATCAGTGACTAGAATCAAGCTGGTTCAATAtataaagaaataaagaaacaaaaacaaaaaatctcAATGAGTACTGTTAAAAAACACACAAATAAAATATGGCACATCAAAAATCATCATAGAAAGTTTGATTCAGCTTTCGAGTATACTATGCAGACTAAAAAATACTGAATGGTGGGACCGGTCCAGTTTGGAAGGTTTTGTTCCAAGCCTACGGTTACGTTCCAAGCCTATGCTTCGAACATGAGAAATACTGTGGCACTGTAAAGTTTGTGACACAAGTACAGAAAACAAGTCATAGACTTTAAAGTTTGAGTCGCGTAAAGTAGAGGAGCGATATGATTTTTAACTCGTGGCTTACTCCGAATCACAGACCTTTTACCGATATTTTCAGTCCCTCTGACACAATGGGCCATTGACTACAACAAAAAATATTCTCCAGGATGAAGTGAGTATTGCTATTAAAGGCCATCGCTgctcgttaaatatttgaaattagtaactgaatttgaaaatttcaaattgtgtaaaaacGTACTGattatcaatttcaacaatgccatgtGTAGACAGGTATACAACTACTTTAAATACCacatttcagcaaattcgtatgcataataactgcattgCGTCAATAATAACTGAACTGCGTCATTGCGtattactgcatttctatttatctggagcaccagtaattacgaacggcgagTCCCTTTCATACTACTAAGTACAGATGGCAAATGATAATAAGATACTGTTGTTACAAGATGATTAAAAATCGATCCATTAGAATATATAAAAAGAATACAGTCACTCGTAACTATCCAGTCCAGTTTGTTGATCTGTGTTCAAGTTCAGTATTACCAGTAAATGAAAATTCAGTACAAAATCGCACCAAAAAAATTAATACAAATTTATAAAAGATCATGATTATCTTATAAAGCTTTGAAACCAGCGTTGTAGAAAGTCTCTTGTTATCACATTCCTAGTATCTATATTGCTTCATGATATGGCGAGTCCAAAATACTGTTGCGATTTGATTATTAGTACAAATTAATACTTTAAAAGTGTATCACATTCCAATCTATATTGCTTCATGAATTATGAATCCAAAAAATACTGTTGCAGTTTGAGTATTCGATACAAATTGATAGTTTCAAATAGCATtctgcgaagatgacgtcactgaagctgctgccctctatttccccatcgctgaattacaggcaatgtcggacaaacatgcggtttcgtaatggattcaggctttctaactagggcagttatagattcaatctggcacatgtccaagggttggaaatactacataattgttctgaatatttctctctctgactctatggtatcattcatgctaaaaacaatgcagggtcaaagattattgactttgaaataagctcaaatgcgtagaaataagtgtcgatgtccgactgtcacgtgactaaaacgtcatcaatatcttatgcaaatgaccttgtgagctataaatagtaacttcgcggaatgctattgtgaaACTATGCTATTGCATATAACAAAATGACCCCAAAGACAAGACTAGGCCGTTCAAAGCATTCTCCGTGAAATGACCAGACACTGAAGATGCACTTAAGACTCAGAACCAGAGAGCCTTATTGAACaaacaaatttgaagaaatctaCGCCTTTCTTAAACTCCTGGATCCGTCcctgaaatttataattttatGGAAAACCATTGGCTaggttttttttttcatgtcgAGTTTAATTTTACACTAGATACTGCTTTCATGGATCAGTTTGTAAAGGTAGAGTCAAGAGGGGTGCAAACGACCCCCGGGGAAAAGATTGTCGGAATTGACTGGGAAAATTTCAAAAGCTATTTGAAATGATAATGAATTGCCCTGTATTTTTTAAAAACGACCCCCCCCTCTGAAAATTCTGGCTAGGCCTAAGGTATTTTATGAAGGGGAGTTCCCATTTACTGCCGATGAAACATATGACTCGTCCAAGCACGTCAGCCTCCTTCAAACCAGTGCATTAGGACCAACTCCTGAAATTATGTCTGTCGATTCCTTGATATTTTGTTAATTATATCCTCCTGATCCAGGTCATCAAAATCGGAGGCTTGGAATTCGAATTGGCATCCACACAATTTTTTCTTAATTCCCTCCTTGCTTGAAGCGgctatcattttttctttaacttTACACGTTTCTGGAACCCTgaaattaaaaataaagaatTCAGTATTTCCGGATTCTTTAACATGCATTCCAGGTGTGATGGGTCCGGCTCACCATTTCACCCCttcccaatagcattccgcgaagatgacgtctctgcagctgctgccctctatttccccaacgctgaattacaggcaatgtcggacaaacatgcggtttcgtaatggcttcaggctttctaactagggcagttagattcaatctggcacatgtccgagtgttggaaatactacataattgttctgaatatttctctctctgactctatggtatcattcatgctaaaaacaatgcagggtcaaagataattgactttgaaataagctcaaatgcgtagaaataagtgtcgatgtccgactgtcacgtgactaaaacgttatcaatatcttatgcaaatgaccttgtgagctataaatagtaacttcgcgggatgctatggtggtgggtcacatataacTTGCCCAGGGCCCCACACAAGAACTGCCAGGCATCATAGATCGTGTCTTGCACAAGGCGGCAAGCCATTTGAACTGTCATCATAGATAAAGTGTCTTGCACAAGGCTGCAAACAATTGAActacaaaatatacatgtaacttcctCAAGGCCCCACACAATAACTACCAGCATGGATAAGTGTTTTGCACAAGGCCCCACACCATCTATCAGTACAGACGTGTATCTTGCCCCACTACAACCTATAGACAAGTGTACTGCCCAAGGCCCCAAACCAGAAGCGTGGAAGGAGTGCAAACATTTTCCAAGATTGCTAGGCTACAAGTGCTTTGCCAAGGTCCTATATCATCCCATGTCAAATATTATAGCAGAATAATCACTTCAGACAAGAGATAAGTGGTTTGCCAAAGACCACATTCAACATAAGATACCATGCCCATGGTAACCATGTCAAGGCCAGTCTGGCATATTCTGTGGAGCCTAACTCAAACTCAAGACCTATCAAGACAAACAAGTGGAGGTTAAAGGTGTATTGCCCAAGGTCACCAACAGGGTCACTCACTGGACTGACACAGGGCGCACCAAAATAAATGCTGTCAGAGACAGGCCAAGCCCAACCCCTTTAATTTTCCCACTGTCTACATACCATGATAAGAAAAAGGGCTTGTCCCTCTTTGAGGTCCCATCTTGTAGCATATAATGCATATCGAACACAGCATATCTTGGGCTATGGGCTGGTAGATCGGCTATGAAGTCTTCATACGAGCTATTTACGCCGCCCttcttgtcaatttcaattcGGGTCATGTCATCAGAAAGTTTGTATAAAATGTAACGCCAGGCCGAACGCAGCTTTAGGGCTTCCCACTCCGCGATACATTCGTCGTTCACCTGTACCCCCGAATCACAAGAGGTCATCCTGAATTAGAGCAGGAAAACCACGAAAATATCAGCAGAAAAGTCCTGAAATCGACGATATTGCTACCAGGTGAAATCGGCCTAATAAGGTCACGGAATTCACCATTTCCATCCTGGTAGGCGGAAAAATTATGCCAGTTGAAATGTATTGCTGCAGTACTACAGGATTGCAGCTAAGTGTACCTGGACAATAGGTTGATTCAGCCACCCACGGATAGAATGTTAGTTTCAGCAGCAGATTTTAGTTCAATATATCAAATGGAGATGACACTACTATCCAGGCGGGAATTTGGAAACCTGGATAATTGCTTCATTCCCAAGAGTAGGGTCCAGCATAATGCAATATGAAGTAACTATAAGCAGCTCATTCTAACCAGCGAagacattgagggtcaagatgtaagAGGCTGATTGGCTGacgcatcttgaccaccaaggggGAGGTCGCTGAGCATCCCCagaacaaagtcacaatcagactgaaCCAAAGGATATATGTGTTCCTGTTCGATTTATCCTTTTACTGAAGCCGCCA is a genomic window containing:
- the LOC135489171 gene encoding TM2 domain-containing protein 2-like yields the protein MEAVFASLFIFLFLFLQFLVISNTTIEPEVPEFSFDEHSGIKYDPKSPLIKCTYLPLQFLECDTPVDLTGNETARDSLGYGCTKWGGEKYEEVQNTSVMCRVLTGIECYGERAFLKDGFPCIKYNGHYFVTTLIYSVLLGFLGMDRFCLGHTGTAVGKLLTLGGVGIWWIVDVILLVTGGLLPADGSNWVPYY
- the LOC135489664 gene encoding actophorin-like, yielding MTSCDSGVQVNDECIAEWEALKLRSAWRYILYKLSDDMTRIEIDKKGGVNSSYEDFIADLPAHSPRYAVFDMHYMLQDGTSKRDKPFFLSWVPETCKVKEKMIAASSKEGIKKKLCGCQFEFQASDFDDLDQEDIINKISRNRQT